In Paracoccus fistulariae, a single window of DNA contains:
- a CDS encoding PLP-dependent aminotransferase family protein yields the protein MPIPTEAFFLDHRSELPLQLQLRRQIIAGVQEGRFRPGERLPSTRALARQLGVARVTVTQAFAELVATDYLRAQDRAGYYISDAIDLALDVDEVTPVAERFSWDAHLDDRYQRAQRSDRVTDWRRFRFPFVYGQADPQLVDLSAWRDCAVRALGRREFAPMTGDLYGEDDPELIDYIARHILPRRGIRARADEILLTLGAQNGLWLAAQILLRQGGDCAVEDPCYPGLREILSHTGAVIRPVPVDALGLPPEQIPLGLKAVFTTASHQCPTNSTMPVERRRQLLRLAQDRGFAVIEDDYEFEMSFAGSASPALKAMDRAGAVIYIGSFSKSVFPGLRLGYVVADARVIREARALRGMVLRHPPGLLQRTLASFLSLGHYDAQLNRMRRAYAERRAVMSTAIDTHGLSRAGGGRAGGSSFWLATPPGLDSARLGQALRDHEVLIEPGTPFFADRARGAGFYRLAYSSIPASLIEEGVDRIAQVLQRLQR from the coding sequence ATGCCGATCCCGACCGAAGCCTTCTTTCTGGACCACAGATCCGAACTGCCGCTGCAACTGCAATTGCGTCGCCAGATCATTGCCGGCGTGCAGGAAGGCCGCTTTCGTCCGGGCGAAAGGCTGCCCTCGACCCGTGCTCTGGCCCGGCAACTGGGTGTGGCGCGGGTGACGGTGACGCAGGCTTTCGCGGAACTGGTCGCCACGGATTACCTGCGCGCGCAGGATCGGGCGGGCTATTACATCTCGGACGCCATCGATCTGGCGCTGGACGTGGATGAGGTCACGCCCGTGGCCGAACGCTTTTCCTGGGACGCGCATCTGGACGACCGTTATCAGCGCGCGCAGCGCAGCGACCGGGTGACGGATTGGCGGCGCTTTCGCTTTCCCTTCGTCTATGGTCAGGCGGACCCTCAGCTTGTCGATCTGTCCGCATGGCGCGACTGTGCCGTCCGCGCCCTGGGGCGGCGCGAATTCGCGCCCATGACCGGCGATCTTTATGGCGAGGATGATCCCGAACTGATCGACTATATCGCCCGCCATATCCTGCCGCGCCGTGGCATCCGGGCCCGCGCGGACGAGATCCTGCTGACGCTGGGCGCGCAGAACGGGCTGTGGCTGGCCGCGCAGATCCTGCTGCGGCAGGGCGGTGACTGCGCGGTGGAAGACCCCTGCTATCCCGGCCTGCGCGAGATCCTGTCCCATACCGGCGCGGTGATCCGTCCGGTGCCGGTCGATGCGCTTGGCCTGCCGCCCGAACAGATCCCCCTGGGCCTGAAGGCCGTATTCACCACCGCCAGCCATCAATGCCCCACCAATTCCACGATGCCGGTCGAGCGTCGTCGCCAGCTTCTGCGGCTGGCGCAGGATCGCGGTTTCGCCGTGATCGAGGATGATTACGAATTCGAGATGTCCTTTGCCGGATCGGCCTCGCCCGCGCTGAAGGCGATGGATCGGGCGGGGGCGGTGATCTATATCGGATCCTTTTCGAAATCGGTCTTTCCGGGGCTGCGGCTTGGCTATGTCGTGGCCGATGCCCGCGTCATCCGCGAGGCGCGGGCCCTGCGGGGCATGGTTCTGCGTCATCCGCCCGGTCTGTTGCAGCGGACTTTGGCCAGTTTTCTGTCGCTTGGCCATTACGATGCGCAGCTGAACCGGATGCGGCGCGCCTATGCCGAACGGCGCGCCGTCATGTCCACGGCCATCGACACCCACGGCCTGTCCCGGGCGGGCGGCGGTCGCGCCGGAGGCTCCAGCTTCTGGCTGGCGACGCCGCCGGGACTGGACAGCGCAAGGCTGGGTCAGGCGCTGCGCGATCATGAGGTGCTGATCGAGCCGGGGACCCCCTTTTTCGCGGATCGGGCCAGGGGGGCGGGTTTCTATCGTCTGGCCTATTCCTCGATCCCCGCATCCCTGATCGAGGAGGGCGTCGACCGGATCGCACAGGTTCTGCAGCGGTTGCAGCGTTAG
- the tpa gene encoding hypotaurine--pyruvate aminotransferase Tpa: protein MPPLDLQTNDLSHVVEADRAHVWHHLSQHKAYETIDPRVFVEGRGMRLWDATGKEFLDGVSGGVWTVNVGYGRESIANAVRDQLIKLNYYAGAAGTVPGALFAQRLIEKMPGMSRVYYSNSGSEANEKVYKMVRQISHHRHDGKKWKILYRDRDYHGTTIGTLATSGQDQRAMQYGPYPDGFVRVPHCLEYHAQWDVENYGERAADAIEEVILREGPDTVGAIVLEPVTAGGGVITPPEGYWPRVQEICRKYDILLHIDEVVCGLGRTGTWFGYQHYGIQPDFVTMAKGVASGYAAISCTVTTERVFEMFKDAPEDVMNYFRDISTFGGCTSGPVAALENMRIIEDEGLLENTVAMGNRLMDNLTTLMDKHAVIGDVRGKGLFCGAELMQDRATREPMDEKRVQAVVADCLAQGVIIGATNRSVPGFNNTLCLSPALIAQPDDIDALTTAIDKALTKVFS, encoded by the coding sequence ATGCCCCCTCTGGATCTGCAAACGAATGACCTCTCTCACGTGGTCGAGGCGGACCGCGCCCATGTCTGGCATCACCTGAGCCAGCACAAGGCCTATGAAACCATCGACCCGCGTGTCTTCGTCGAAGGCCGGGGGATGCGGCTGTGGGACGCCACCGGCAAGGAATTCCTTGACGGCGTGTCGGGCGGCGTCTGGACCGTGAATGTCGGCTATGGCCGGGAAAGCATCGCCAATGCCGTGCGCGATCAGCTGATCAAGCTGAACTATTACGCAGGCGCCGCAGGCACCGTGCCGGGGGCGCTGTTCGCGCAGCGCCTGATCGAGAAGATGCCGGGAATGAGCCGCGTCTATTACTCGAATTCCGGGTCCGAGGCGAATGAAAAGGTCTATAAGATGGTGCGCCAGATCTCGCACCACAGACACGACGGCAAGAAGTGGAAGATCCTGTATCGCGACCGCGATTATCACGGCACCACCATCGGCACGCTGGCGACCTCGGGTCAGGATCAGCGGGCGATGCAATACGGGCCCTATCCTGACGGTTTCGTGCGCGTGCCGCATTGTCTGGAATATCACGCGCAATGGGATGTCGAAAATTACGGCGAACGCGCGGCGGATGCGATTGAAGAGGTGATCCTGCGGGAAGGCCCCGACACGGTTGGCGCCATCGTGCTGGAACCCGTGACGGCGGGCGGCGGCGTCATCACCCCGCCCGAGGGCTACTGGCCGCGCGTCCAAGAGATCTGCCGCAAATACGATATCCTGCTGCATATCGATGAGGTCGTCTGCGGGTTGGGCCGCACCGGCACCTGGTTCGGCTATCAGCATTACGGCATTCAGCCCGATTTCGTGACCATGGCCAAGGGCGTCGCCTCGGGCTATGCGGCGATTTCCTGCACCGTGACGACCGAGCGCGTCTTCGAAATGTTCAAGGACGCGCCAGAGGATGTGATGAATTATTTCCGCGATATCTCGACCTTTGGCGGCTGCACCTCGGGTCCGGTCGCGGCGCTGGAAAATATGCGCATCATCGAGGATGAAGGGCTGTTGGAAAACACGGTCGCGATGGGCAACCGGCTGATGGACAACCTGACCACGCTGATGGACAAGCATGCCGTGATCGGCGATGTGCGCGGCAAGGGGCTGTTTTGCGGCGCGGAACTGATGCAGGACCGCGCGACGCGCGAACCGATGGACGAAAAGCGCGTGCAGGCCGTGGTCGCGGACTGTCTGGCGCAGGGGGTGATCATCGGCGCGACCAACCGGTCGGTTCCCGGCTTCAACAATACCCTGTGCCTGTCGCCCGCGCTGATTGCACAGCCCGACGATATCGACGCGCTGACCACGGCCATCGACAAGGCCCTGACCAAGGTCTTTTCCTGA
- a CDS encoding TRAP transporter permease, translating to MTEDQTRQLSEADLRALEEEYDPEARFRTLTRPVAILTAVILFLLSVYHFYTAGFGIPQATTHRGFHLGVSMFVLFLCFSAFSNRRGIAKRFAILGIPVVDWILAFAAAIAAMYVPWIYDQLVFRVGNPTTTDVAMGTIMLVVLLEAVRRSMGWPLPVIAILFMAYAYFGQQMPGIFVHPGADWKNIVNHLYLTSQGIYGVALGVIATYVFHFVLFGVMAQRIGLGPLFIDLATALTGRYSGGPAKVSVLSSALMGSISGSSIANTVTTGALTIPAMIKIGFRRHFAAAVEAASSTGGQITPPIMGAVAFLMVESLGIPLRTILIAAVVPAFMHFFGVLVQVHLEARRLGIRGLSKEELPNAMAVLKKGWLSVMPLILLVYMLMSGRTPFLSAFWGIVACMAVYLYQCISAKGLTEGIKETASGIFEGFVQGARQSLSITAAAALVGVIIGIVTLTGVGFKIAFMVTSLAQDMATSTYAFLSMLPFDLMTTPTLTLLYTLMITAIVCILMGCGIPTTANYLIMAAVAAPVLGLMDVQPLVAHFFVFYYGVIADVTPPVAMAAYAGAGIAGADGFKAGNTAFRLSMGKALVPFVFVFSPSLLLVTEGFTWASFILAFSGAVLGILSLSAALTNWLMAPLNIVERLLLVIAAFLLIAPEPVSTAVGLAILVGIALKQHFLDKRAVAA from the coding sequence ATGACAGAAGATCAGACGCGCCAACTTTCCGAAGCCGACCTGCGCGCGCTAGAGGAAGAATACGATCCCGAGGCGCGATTTCGCACGCTGACGCGCCCGGTTGCCATCCTGACAGCGGTAATCCTGTTCCTGCTGTCGGTCTATCACTTCTATACCGCCGGATTTGGCATCCCACAGGCCACGACGCATCGCGGCTTCCATCTGGGCGTGTCGATGTTCGTGCTGTTCCTGTGCTTCTCGGCCTTCTCGAATCGCCGGGGCATTGCCAAGCGGTTCGCCATTCTTGGGATTCCGGTCGTGGACTGGATCCTGGCCTTCGCCGCAGCCATTGCGGCGATGTATGTGCCCTGGATCTATGACCAGCTTGTCTTCCGCGTCGGCAACCCGACCACGACCGACGTCGCCATGGGCACCATCATGCTGGTCGTGCTGTTGGAGGCCGTGCGCCGCTCGATGGGCTGGCCCTTGCCGGTCATCGCGATCCTGTTCATGGCCTATGCCTATTTCGGCCAGCAGATGCCGGGGATTTTCGTGCATCCGGGCGCCGATTGGAAAAACATCGTCAACCATCTGTACCTGACATCGCAGGGCATCTATGGCGTCGCGCTTGGCGTGATCGCGACCTATGTGTTCCATTTCGTGCTGTTCGGCGTGATGGCGCAGCGCATCGGCCTTGGCCCGCTGTTCATCGATCTGGCCACGGCGCTGACCGGACGCTATTCCGGCGGCCCGGCCAAGGTGTCGGTGCTGTCCTCGGCGCTGATGGGTTCGATCTCTGGCTCGTCCATCGCCAATACCGTGACCACCGGTGCGCTGACCATTCCGGCGATGATCAAGATCGGCTTCCGCCGTCACTTCGCCGCCGCGGTCGAGGCCGCCTCCTCGACCGGCGGGCAGATCACGCCGCCGATCATGGGCGCGGTCGCCTTTCTGATGGTGGAATCGCTGGGCATCCCGCTGCGTACGATCCTGATCGCCGCCGTGGTCCCGGCCTTCATGCATTTCTTCGGCGTGCTGGTGCAGGTCCATCTGGAGGCGCGTCGCCTGGGCATCCGCGGCCTCAGCAAGGAAGAGCTGCCGAATGCCATGGCCGTGCTGAAAAAGGGCTGGCTGTCGGTGATGCCGCTGATCCTGCTGGTCTATATGCTGATGTCGGGGCGCACCCCCTTTCTGTCGGCCTTCTGGGGCATCGTCGCCTGCATGGCCGTCTATCTGTATCAATGCATCAGCGCGAAGGGCCTGACCGAGGGGATCAAGGAAACCGCTTCGGGCATTTTCGAGGGGTTTGTACAGGGCGCACGTCAATCGCTGTCGATCACCGCCGCCGCCGCACTTGTCGGCGTCATCATCGGGATCGTCACGCTGACCGGTGTGGGCTTCAAGATCGCCTTCATGGTGACCTCGCTGGCGCAGGACATGGCCACATCGACCTATGCCTTCCTCAGCATGCTGCCCTTTGATCTGATGACCACGCCGACGCTGACGCTGCTTTATACGCTGATGATCACCGCGATCGTCTGCATCCTGATGGGCTGCGGCATCCCCACGACGGCGAACTATCTGATCATGGCGGCGGTGGCCGCGCCGGTTCTGGGGCTGATGGATGTGCAACCGCTGGTCGCACATTTCTTTGTCTTCTATTACGGCGTGATCGCGGATGTGACACCACCCGTGGCGATGGCCGCCTATGCCGGGGCCGGGATTGCGGGGGCGGACGGGTTCAAGGCGGGCAACACCGCCTTCCGGCTTTCGATGGGCAAGGCGCTGGTGCCCTTTGTCTTCGTCTTCTCGCCCTCGCTGCTGCTGGTCACAGAGGGCTTTACCTGGGCCTCCTTCATCCTCGCCTTCTCGGGCGCGGTGCTGGGCATCCTGTCGCTGTCTGCCGCGCTGACCAACTGGCTGATGGCGCCGCTGAATATCGTCGAGCGCCTGCTGCTGGTGATCGCCGCCTTCCTGCTGATCGCGCCAGAGCCGGTCTCGACCGCCGTCGGGCTGGCCATTCTGGTGGGGATCGCGCTGAAGCAGCATTTCCTGGACAAGCGGGCGGTGGCTGCCTGA
- the hchA gene encoding glyoxalase III HchA yields the protein MSDGQNLSKEPQPDPAQEDGFFPSPYSLSQYTASKTDYDGTDFDKPYTGGKWKVLVIASDERYVLMQNDKFFSSGNHPVETLLPMHHIDAAGFEMEIVTRSGNPVKFEYWAFPQEDEAVKSVYEKYLPQIRQPRKLSDVLPELTAPDSPYIGVLVPGGHGALVGIPESEGVKTAMNWALENDRFIITLCHGPACLLAPALNEDPEDYPFKGYEICVFPDALDEGANVDIGYMPGQLPWLLGTRLKELGVKIMNDDLTGAVHRDRKLLTGDSPLASNALGKMAARALLEAVSE from the coding sequence ATGAGCGACGGTCAAAATCTTAGCAAAGAACCGCAACCGGATCCGGCGCAGGAGGATGGCTTTTTCCCTTCGCCTTATTCGCTGAGCCAATATACCGCGTCGAAGACGGATTATGACGGCACTGATTTCGACAAGCCCTATACCGGCGGCAAGTGGAAGGTGCTGGTGATCGCCTCGGACGAGCGTTACGTATTGATGCAGAACGACAAGTTCTTTTCGTCCGGCAACCACCCGGTCGAGACGCTGCTGCCGATGCACCATATCGACGCCGCCGGCTTCGAGATGGAGATCGTGACGCGCTCGGGCAATCCGGTGAAATTCGAATACTGGGCCTTCCCGCAGGAAGATGAGGCGGTGAAATCCGTCTATGAAAAATATTTGCCGCAGATCAGGCAGCCCCGGAAATTGTCGGATGTGCTGCCCGAACTGACCGCGCCGGATTCGCCCTATATCGGCGTTCTGGTCCCGGGCGGGCATGGCGCATTGGTCGGCATTCCCGAAAGCGAAGGCGTCAAGACCGCGATGAACTGGGCGCTGGAAAACGACCGTTTCATCATCACGCTGTGCCACGGCCCGGCCTGTCTGCTGGCCCCGGCCCTCAATGAGGATCCCGAGGATTATCCCTTCAAGGGCTATGAAATCTGTGTCTTCCCCGACGCGCTGGACGAAGGCGCCAATGTGGATATCGGCTATATGCCCGGCCAGTTGCCCTGGCTTCTGGGTACGCGCCTGAAAGAGTTGGGCGTGAAGATCATGAATGACGATCTGACCGGCGCCGTCCACCGCGACCGCAAGCTGTTGACCGGCGACAGCCCGCTGGCGTCCAATGCGCTTGGCAAGATGGCGGCCAGGGCGCTGCTGGAAGCGGTCTCTGAATAA
- a CDS encoding putative quinol monooxygenase, giving the protein MTQIHVTARFRIRPGSADQAIPILTEMTSHARAEPGCIDYGYFRQTDDADAFTSIEVWASAADEAAHNGTDFLSDAVSRLRPFLDGRPHVTRYCRIA; this is encoded by the coding sequence ATGACGCAGATCCACGTCACGGCGCGCTTTCGGATCAGGCCCGGCAGCGCCGATCAGGCGATCCCGATCCTGACCGAAATGACCTCGCATGCGCGGGCCGAGCCGGGCTGCATCGATTACGGCTATTTCCGCCAGACCGATGATGCCGATGCCTTCACCTCGATCGAGGTCTGGGCCTCGGCTGCGGATGAAGCGGCGCATAACGGGACGGATTTCCTGTCGGATGCCGTGTCCAGATTGCGCCCGTTTCTGGACGGCCGACCGCATGTGACGCGATATTGCCGCATCGCCTGA
- a CDS encoding TAXI family TRAP transporter solute-binding subunit has product MNKRFILGLAAAIGIFAQGAAAQDMAFFRIGTGGTAGTYYPIGGLIANAISNPPGSRACEDGGSCGVPGLVATAVASNGSVGNINAINGGQMEAGFTQSDVAYWAQTGTGLWSEQPPVEKLRLISNLYPESIHLVARADAGIETVSDLAGKKVSLDEPGSGTLVDAKLILEAYGLSEDDISAEYLKPDQAADRMRDGAMDAFFFVGGYPAGAIAELASQHDVKLIPITGAEAEKLLGEYTFFAADNFPAGTYEGQDGEVPTISVGAQFVTSADQPEELVYEITKALYNENTQKLFAAGHAKGKLITLDSATDGAGIPFHPGAEKYYREAGMIE; this is encoded by the coding sequence ATGAACAAACGCTTTATCCTTGGACTGGCCGCCGCCATTGGCATCTTTGCCCAGGGGGCCGCCGCGCAAGACATGGCGTTCTTTCGTATCGGCACCGGCGGCACCGCCGGAACCTATTATCCGATCGGTGGTCTGATCGCGAATGCGATCTCGAACCCGCCGGGATCGCGCGCCTGCGAGGATGGCGGATCCTGCGGTGTGCCGGGTCTGGTGGCGACGGCCGTTGCCTCGAACGGGTCGGTCGGCAATATCAACGCCATCAATGGCGGTCAGATGGAAGCGGGCTTTACCCAATCCGACGTCGCCTATTGGGCGCAGACCGGCACCGGGCTGTGGTCCGAACAGCCGCCCGTCGAGAAACTCCGCCTGATCTCGAACCTCTATCCCGAAAGCATCCATCTGGTTGCGCGGGCTGATGCCGGTATCGAAACCGTGTCGGATCTGGCCGGCAAGAAAGTCTCGCTGGATGAGCCGGGTTCCGGCACGCTGGTCGATGCCAAGCTGATCCTGGAGGCCTATGGTCTGTCCGAGGATGATATCTCGGCCGAATATCTGAAGCCTGATCAGGCGGCGGACCGGATGCGCGATGGCGCGATGGATGCGTTTTTCTTCGTGGGCGGCTATCCGGCCGGCGCGATTGCCGAACTGGCCAGCCAGCATGACGTGAAGCTGATCCCGATCACCGGAGCAGAGGCCGAAAAGCTGCTGGGCGAATACACCTTCTTTGCCGCCGACAACTTCCCGGCGGGCACTTACGAAGGCCAGGACGGCGAGGTTCCCACCATCTCGGTCGGGGCGCAATTCGTGACCAGCGCCGATCAGCCCGAAGAGCTGGTCTACGAGATCACCAAGGCGCTTTACAACGAAAACACCCAGAAGCTGTTCGCGGCGGGCCATGCCAAGGGCAAGCTGATCACGCTGGACAGCGCGACCGACGGCGCGGGCATCCCGTTCCATCCCGGCGCTGAAAAATATTACCGCGAAGCCGGGATGATCGAATAA
- a CDS encoding SDR family oxidoreductase, with translation MTKRVLITGAGSGFGKGVALGLARKGHDVIAACEIWPQVTELRQLAREEGLELRVIKLDVRSQIDRDHAFQFEIDVLFNNAGIMESGPVLELPPQIVRDIFETNVFAALEMAQGFGKQMAQRGSGKIVWTSSIAGLVKVPWDSAYAASKHAVEAFCSAMREELAPYGVKVATVNPGAFRTGFNDTGMESQDQWWGQAPRVMDHWPVRELNKQHDPQEMIDAIIDVIEADEHPYRTVRPAAAEEMAKREQREEWERKV, from the coding sequence ATGACAAAGCGGGTTCTGATTACAGGGGCAGGTTCCGGGTTCGGCAAGGGGGTTGCGCTTGGGCTGGCGCGCAAGGGGCATGACGTCATCGCCGCCTGCGAGATCTGGCCGCAGGTGACCGAATTGCGGCAGCTGGCCAGGGAGGAGGGTCTGGAACTGCGCGTGATCAAGCTGGACGTGCGCAGCCAGATCGACCGCGACCACGCCTTCCAGTTCGAGATTGACGTTCTGTTCAACAATGCCGGGATCATGGAATCTGGGCCGGTTCTGGAACTGCCGCCCCAGATCGTGCGCGATATTTTCGAAACCAACGTGTTCGCGGCGCTGGAAATGGCGCAGGGCTTTGGCAAGCAGATGGCCCAGCGTGGCAGCGGCAAGATCGTCTGGACGTCGTCCATTGCGGGGCTGGTCAAGGTGCCGTGGGATTCGGCCTATGCGGCCTCGAAACACGCGGTCGAGGCCTTCTGTTCGGCCATGCGGGAAGAGCTTGCGCCCTATGGCGTCAAGGTCGCGACGGTCAATCCGGGCGCATTTCGCACCGGGTTCAACGACACCGGCATGGAATCGCAGGATCAGTGGTGGGGTCAGGCGCCGCGCGTCATGGATCACTGGCCGGTGCGCGAATTGAACAAGCAGCACGATCCGCAAGAGATGATCGACGCCATCATCGATGTGATCGAGGCCGATGAACATCCCTACCGCACCGTCCGTCCCGCCGCCGCCGAAGAGATGGCCAAGCGCGAGCAGCGCGAGGAATGGGAACGCAAGGTATGA